Proteins found in one Micromonospora sp. WMMD1082 genomic segment:
- a CDS encoding ABC transporter ATP-binding protein, whose amino-acid sequence MSASARSEQVESTWRTLRRGLALSPELRVGLAGTLGLALIYMIGRVAVPVAVQQGIDRGIVGGPDLDALFTVVAITAGVLVVTTACGYLMMRRLFTVSETALAGVRVRAFRHVHDLSMLHQQSERRGSLVSRVTSDVDQITQFLQWGGVILLVNLGQLAVTTAVMLAYSWQLTLVVFAAFVPAVLVIRVLQRRLAAAYGVVRQRTGALLAAVGESVVGASVIRAYGVAGRTARRLDEAIDGQRRAQQRAIRISILGSSIGELAAGLALAGVVVLGVFLGADRTLTIGEVTAFLFLVTLFIQPVQIATEVLNEAQNAIAGWRRVLDVLDVAPDVADPGPQGRELPTGPLDIRFAEVRFAYPDGPTVLHDISLDIPAKSRVAVVGETGSGKTTFAKLLTRLMDPTAGAVLLSGVPLTDVRFDSLRSRVVMVPQDGFLFDATVADNVRFARPELTDEQLTAAFTELGLADWLDGLPAGLATGVGERGEALSVGERQLVALARAYVADPDLLVLDEATSAVDPATEVRLQRTLDAVTRGRTTLAIAHRLSTAQGADEVIVVDRGRVVQRGPHDELIRDPDSVYGLLYASWLEQTR is encoded by the coding sequence GTGAGTGCGAGCGCCAGGAGCGAGCAGGTGGAGTCGACGTGGCGGACACTGCGCCGCGGGCTCGCGCTCTCCCCGGAGCTGCGGGTCGGGCTGGCCGGCACGCTCGGCCTGGCGCTGATCTACATGATCGGCCGGGTGGCCGTGCCGGTGGCGGTGCAGCAGGGCATCGACCGGGGCATCGTCGGCGGGCCCGACCTGGACGCGCTGTTCACGGTGGTGGCGATCACCGCCGGCGTGCTGGTGGTGACCACGGCCTGCGGCTACCTGATGATGCGCCGCCTGTTCACGGTCAGCGAGACGGCGCTGGCCGGGGTGCGGGTACGCGCGTTCCGGCACGTGCACGACCTGTCGATGCTGCACCAGCAGTCCGAGCGGCGGGGTTCCCTGGTCTCCCGGGTCACCAGCGACGTCGACCAGATCACCCAGTTCCTCCAGTGGGGCGGGGTGATCCTGCTGGTCAACCTCGGGCAGTTGGCGGTCACCACCGCGGTGATGCTGGCCTACTCGTGGCAGTTGACGCTGGTGGTCTTCGCCGCCTTCGTGCCGGCGGTGCTGGTGATCCGGGTGCTGCAACGGCGGCTCGCGGCGGCGTACGGCGTGGTCCGGCAGCGCACCGGCGCGTTGCTGGCGGCGGTCGGGGAGAGCGTGGTCGGCGCGTCCGTGATCCGGGCGTACGGCGTCGCCGGGCGGACGGCCCGGCGGCTGGACGAGGCGATCGACGGTCAGCGACGGGCCCAGCAGCGGGCGATCCGGATCAGCATCCTCGGCAGTTCCATCGGGGAACTGGCCGCCGGGTTGGCGTTGGCCGGCGTGGTGGTGCTCGGGGTGTTCCTCGGCGCCGACCGGACGCTGACCATCGGCGAGGTCACCGCGTTCCTCTTCCTGGTCACGCTCTTCATCCAGCCGGTGCAGATCGCCACCGAGGTGCTCAACGAGGCGCAGAACGCGATCGCCGGCTGGCGTCGGGTGCTCGACGTGCTGGACGTGGCCCCGGACGTGGCCGACCCGGGCCCGCAGGGGCGGGAGCTGCCCACCGGGCCGCTGGACATCCGCTTCGCCGAGGTGCGCTTCGCCTACCCGGACGGGCCGACGGTGCTGCACGACATCAGCCTGGACATCCCGGCGAAGAGCCGGGTGGCGGTGGTCGGTGAGACCGGCAGCGGCAAGACCACCTTCGCCAAGCTGCTCACCCGGTTGATGGACCCGACGGCGGGCGCCGTGCTGCTGTCCGGGGTGCCGCTGACCGACGTCCGCTTCGACTCGTTGCGCTCCCGCGTGGTGATGGTCCCGCAGGACGGCTTTCTGTTCGACGCCACGGTCGCCGACAACGTCCGCTTCGCCCGCCCGGAGCTGACCGACGAGCAGCTCACGGCCGCCTTCACCGAGCTGGGCCTGGCCGACTGGCTGGACGGGCTGCCCGCCGGGTTGGCCACCGGGGTGGGTGAGCGCGGCGAGGCGTTGAGCGTGGGGGAGCGGCAGCTGGTCGCGTTGGCCCGGGCGTACGTGGCCGATCCGGACCTGCTGGTGCTGGACGAGGCGACCAGCGCGGTCGACCCGGCCACCGAGGTCCGTTTGCAGCGGACCCTGGACGCGGTGACCCGGGGGCGGACCACCCTGGCCATCGCGCATCGGCTCTCCACCGCTCAGGGCGCCGACGAGGTGATCGTGGTGGACCGGGGGCGGGTCGTGCAGCGTGGCCCGCACGACGAGTTGATCCGCGACCCGGATTCGGTCTACGGCCTGCTCTACGCCTCGTGGCTGGAGCAGACCCGGTAG
- a CDS encoding DUF2470 domain-containing protein has product MRPSSAEIVRTLVAGRLPGLVHLACRPGLHHVRHVTDPDGRVLLLVPVVSDLAAALRPAGDDRPVAAVLDVLDLPPAAGAPSLGRALVSGWVRRLAGDESRAAAVDFAEVEPTGDLLDVGTRFGLFRFEVAEARWNRAGELRRIDPGAYAEAEPDPLHPVEAGLLTHLTERHGERMTDYLRRQLGLAAGPAAHAPRVERIDRYGMLVTFGRPGTRRRARLAFGRRLADQADLTRLLHPVLCHR; this is encoded by the coding sequence ATGCGGCCCAGCTCTGCCGAGATCGTCCGGACCCTCGTGGCGGGCCGGTTGCCCGGCCTCGTCCACCTGGCCTGCCGGCCCGGCCTGCACCACGTCCGTCACGTCACCGACCCGGACGGCCGGGTGTTGCTGCTGGTGCCGGTGGTCAGCGATCTCGCGGCGGCACTGCGTCCGGCCGGTGACGACCGTCCCGTCGCGGCGGTGCTCGACGTGCTCGACCTGCCGCCCGCCGCCGGAGCGCCCTCGCTCGGCCGGGCGCTGGTCTCCGGCTGGGTGCGGCGGTTGGCGGGCGACGAGTCCCGCGCGGCGGCGGTGGACTTCGCCGAGGTGGAGCCGACCGGCGACCTGCTCGACGTCGGCACCCGGTTCGGGTTGTTCCGGTTCGAGGTGGCCGAGGCCCGCTGGAACCGGGCCGGCGAACTCCGCCGGATCGACCCCGGGGCGTACGCGGAGGCCGAGCCGGATCCGCTGCACCCGGTCGAGGCGGGGCTGCTCACCCACCTGACCGAGCGGCACGGGGAGCGGATGACGGACTACCTGCGCCGGCAACTCGGCCTCGCCGCCGGTCCCGCCGCGCACGCGCCCCGCGTCGAACGGATCGACCGGTACGGCATGCTCGTGACGTTCGGACGCCCCGGCACCCGGCGGCGGGCCCGGCTCGCCTTCGGTCGCCGGCTGGCCGACCAGGCCGACCTGACCAGGCTGCTGCACCCGGTGCTTTGCCACCGGTGA
- a CDS encoding TetR family transcriptional regulator — protein sequence MIRRTGRRPGKPGTREAILDAARAAFAERGFDASTIRAIAASAGVDPALVHHYFGSKDQLFLAAMRAPVDPRELLPAVLTGDRDGLGERLVRAFLTVWDSPAGTAGVALLRSAVSNEWTARLLREFLTTQVLRRVLDHLDVDPAELPLRGALVASQLIGLGMMRHVIRLEPVASATPETLVAAIGPTVQRYLTGPLPG from the coding sequence ATGATACGGCGGACGGGACGGCGGCCTGGCAAGCCGGGCACGCGGGAGGCGATCCTCGACGCGGCCCGGGCCGCCTTCGCGGAGCGCGGCTTCGACGCCAGCACGATCCGGGCCATCGCCGCCTCCGCCGGTGTCGACCCGGCCCTGGTGCACCACTACTTCGGCAGCAAGGACCAGCTCTTCCTGGCCGCCATGCGGGCGCCCGTCGACCCGCGTGAGCTGCTGCCGGCGGTGCTCACCGGTGACCGTGACGGTCTCGGCGAGCGGCTGGTGCGCGCGTTCCTCACGGTGTGGGACTCGCCGGCCGGCACCGCCGGGGTGGCCCTGCTGCGCTCCGCGGTCAGCAACGAGTGGACCGCGCGGCTGCTCCGCGAGTTCCTGACCACCCAGGTGCTGCGCCGGGTCCTCGACCATCTCGACGTCGACCCGGCGGAACTGCCGCTGCGCGGAGCGCTGGTGGCCAGCCAGCTGATCGGGCTCGGGATGATGCGCCACGTGATCCGCCTGGAGCCGGTCGCCTCCGCGACACCGGAGACCCTGGTCGCCGCGATCGGCCCGACCGTCCAGCGCTATCTCACCGGCCCGCTGCCCGGCTGA
- a CDS encoding ABC transporter permease, with amino-acid sequence MNPRILSVTVGRILRQLRHDRRTVALLVLVPTVLLTLVYYMYADQPAPPGQPTTFDRIALVMLGFFPFIIMFLVTSIAMLRERTTGTLERLLTTPLAKADLLFGYGIAFGLAGAAQATIASAVAYWIFGLETAGGSGFVIMIAALNAVLAVALGLLCSAFARTEFQAVQFMPVVVAPQLLLCGLFVPRDEMAGWLQAISDVLPLSYAVEALQEVGAHAEPTGTMWRDVAVVAGAAVLALVLAAATLRRRSG; translated from the coding sequence ATGAACCCGCGGATCCTCTCCGTCACCGTCGGCCGCATCCTGCGGCAGCTACGCCACGACCGGCGGACGGTGGCCCTGCTGGTGCTCGTGCCCACCGTCCTGCTCACCCTGGTCTACTACATGTACGCCGACCAGCCCGCCCCGCCCGGGCAGCCGACCACCTTCGACCGGATCGCCCTGGTGATGCTCGGCTTCTTCCCGTTCATCATCATGTTCCTGGTGACCAGCATCGCCATGCTCCGCGAGCGGACCACGGGCACGCTGGAACGACTGCTCACCACCCCGCTGGCAAAGGCCGACCTGCTCTTCGGCTACGGCATCGCCTTCGGGCTGGCCGGCGCGGCGCAGGCCACCATCGCCTCGGCCGTGGCGTACTGGATCTTCGGTCTGGAGACTGCCGGCGGCAGCGGTTTCGTGATCATGATCGCCGCGTTGAACGCGGTGCTCGCCGTCGCGCTCGGGCTGCTCTGCAGCGCCTTCGCCCGTACCGAGTTCCAGGCCGTACAGTTCATGCCGGTCGTGGTCGCCCCGCAACTGCTGCTCTGCGGGCTGTTCGTGCCGCGCGACGAGATGGCCGGCTGGTTGCAGGCGATCAGCGACGTGCTGCCGCTGTCGTACGCCGTCGAGGCCCTCCAGGAGGTCGGCGCGCACGCCGAACCGACCGGCACGATGTGGCGCGACGTCGCGGTCGTCGCGGGCGCGGCGGTGCTGGCGCTGGTGCTCGCCGCGGCCACCCTGCGCCGGCGCAGCGGCTGA
- a CDS encoding ABC transporter ATP-binding protein → MDDAIAVRGLVVDRGGRRVLHGIDATVPRGSVTGLLGPSGSGKTTLMRAVVGVQVITDGTVTVLGTPAGSARLRHRVGYLTQAPSVYADLTVRENARYFAALHGRGRADADRAVADVGLASAAGQLVGTLSGGQRSRASLACALVGEPELIVLDEPTVGQDPVLRAELWARFHELAATGTTLLVSSHVMDEAARCHRLLLIREGRLIADDTPDAIRAAAGVDDLDEAFLRLIRTSQTARAGEAS, encoded by the coding sequence ATGGACGACGCGATCGCCGTCCGTGGCCTGGTCGTGGACCGGGGCGGGCGGCGGGTGCTGCACGGCATCGACGCCACGGTCCCGCGCGGCTCGGTCACCGGGCTGCTCGGGCCCAGCGGCAGCGGCAAGACCACGCTGATGCGGGCGGTCGTCGGGGTCCAGGTGATCACCGACGGCACGGTGACGGTGCTCGGCACCCCGGCCGGCTCGGCCCGGCTGCGTCACCGGGTCGGCTACCTGACGCAGGCGCCGAGCGTCTACGCCGACCTGACGGTGCGGGAGAACGCCCGCTACTTCGCGGCCCTGCACGGTCGCGGCCGGGCCGACGCCGACCGGGCGGTGGCCGATGTCGGGCTGGCATCGGCGGCGGGCCAGCTGGTGGGCACCCTCTCCGGCGGGCAGCGCAGCCGGGCGTCGCTGGCCTGCGCGCTGGTCGGCGAGCCGGAGCTGATCGTGCTCGACGAACCCACCGTCGGCCAGGACCCGGTGCTGCGGGCCGAGCTCTGGGCCCGCTTCCACGAGCTGGCGGCCACCGGGACGACGCTGCTCGTGTCGAGCCACGTGATGGACGAGGCGGCCCGCTGCCATCGACTGCTGCTCATCCGCGAGGGCCGGTTGATCGCCGACGACACGCCCGACGCGATCCGGGCCGCCGCCGGGGTGGACGACCTCGACGAGGCGTTCCTGCGACTGATCAGGACGAGCCAGACCGCACGCGCCGGGGAGGCGTCATGA
- a CDS encoding MerR family transcriptional regulator: protein MDIGTREETFTVSEAAHRVGLSVHTLRWYEQEGLVAPVGRDSAGRRRYTPQDVNWLLLLTRLRRTGMPVRDMRRYVELARQGDGTLGARRTLFEEHRTRVLQQMAELEEDLKVLDFKIDHYRRAELGELD from the coding sequence ATGGACATCGGTACGCGGGAGGAGACCTTCACCGTCAGCGAGGCGGCCCACCGGGTCGGCCTGAGCGTCCACACGCTGCGCTGGTACGAGCAGGAGGGGCTGGTCGCCCCCGTGGGGCGGGACTCGGCCGGGCGGCGTCGCTACACTCCGCAGGACGTCAACTGGCTGCTGCTGCTCACCCGGCTTCGCCGCACCGGGATGCCGGTGCGCGACATGCGTCGCTACGTCGAGCTGGCCCGGCAGGGTGACGGCACGCTCGGTGCCCGGCGGACACTGTTCGAGGAGCACCGGACGCGGGTGCTCCAGCAGATGGCGGAGCTGGAGGAGGACCTCAAGGTGCTCGACTTCAAGATCGACCACTATCGCCGGGCGGAACTGGGCGAACTCGACTGA
- the hisI gene encoding phosphoribosyl-AMP cyclohydrolase, with amino-acid sequence MPAPDAPVTGAHLDQPTPPDGPDRPSRLDPAIAARLRRTPDGLVAAVVRQHDSGEVLMMAWMDDEALHRTLTTGRATYWSRSRREYWVKGATSGHHQYVRSVALDCDGDAVLVSVDQVGAACHTGQRTCFSTDLPVTGEVPS; translated from the coding sequence GTGCCCGCTCCTGACGCGCCGGTGACCGGCGCCCACCTCGACCAGCCGACCCCGCCGGACGGCCCGGACCGGCCGTCGCGGCTCGATCCGGCGATCGCCGCCCGGCTGCGGCGCACCCCCGACGGCCTGGTGGCCGCCGTCGTCCGCCAGCACGACAGCGGCGAGGTGCTGATGATGGCCTGGATGGACGACGAGGCCCTGCACCGCACCCTGACCACCGGCCGGGCCACCTACTGGTCGCGCAGCCGGCGCGAATACTGGGTCAAGGGCGCCACCTCGGGCCACCACCAGTACGTCCGCTCGGTGGCGCTCGACTGCGACGGGGACGCGGTGCTGGTCAGCGTCGACCAGGTCGGCGCCGCCTGCCACACCGGGCAGCGCACCTGCTTCTCCACCGACCTCCCCGTCACCGGCGAGGTGCCGTCATGA
- a CDS encoding anthranilate synthase component I yields MTDARVSPDPATFAELAARWRVVPVTRRLLADAETPVGVYRKLAGGPGTFLLESAEQGVGSSGLAWARYSFVGVRSSATLVERDGAAAWLGEPPAGLPATGDPVQVLRETVTALAGPPGQPGDGMPPLTGGMVGYLGYDLVRRFERLPTLTEDDLRLPELGMMLATDLVVLDHFDGSAILVANAILPPLDEPGREERIAAAYHHAVGRLDAMTTALSRPIPPMVATVARPPVGAVRSRTPDGGYPKAVEAAKEAIRAGECFQIVLAQRFERDTDADPLDVYRVLRATNPSPYMYLLRFDDVDIVGSSPEAHLKVTGEVDGERRALLHPIAGTRPRGATPEADARLATELLADPKERAEHVMLVDLGRNDLGRVCRPGTVEVPEFATIERYSHVMHIVSTVVGTLRADRTAFDALAATFPAGTLSGAPKVRAMEIIEELEPVRRGLYGGTVGYFGFAGDLDMAIAIRTALIRAGRAYVQAGAGVVADSDPAAEDLETRNKAAAVLAAIAAAETLRPAR; encoded by the coding sequence ATGACCGACGCGCGGGTGAGCCCGGACCCGGCAACCTTCGCCGAGCTGGCCGCCCGCTGGCGGGTGGTGCCGGTCACCCGTCGGCTGCTCGCCGACGCGGAGACCCCGGTCGGCGTCTACCGCAAGCTGGCCGGCGGCCCCGGGACCTTCCTGCTGGAATCCGCCGAGCAGGGCGTGGGCTCGTCGGGGCTGGCCTGGGCCCGGTACTCCTTCGTCGGGGTGCGCAGCAGCGCCACGCTGGTCGAGCGGGACGGCGCGGCGGCCTGGCTCGGCGAACCGCCCGCCGGGCTGCCGGCCACCGGCGACCCGGTCCAGGTGCTGCGCGAGACGGTGACGGCGCTGGCCGGCCCGCCCGGGCAACCGGGCGACGGGATGCCGCCGCTGACCGGCGGCATGGTCGGCTACCTCGGCTACGACCTGGTTCGCCGTTTCGAGCGGCTGCCCACGCTCACCGAGGACGACCTGCGCCTGCCCGAGCTGGGCATGATGCTCGCCACCGACCTGGTGGTGCTGGACCACTTCGACGGCTCGGCGATCCTGGTCGCCAACGCGATCCTGCCGCCGCTGGACGAGCCGGGCCGCGAGGAGCGGATCGCCGCCGCGTACCACCATGCGGTGGGCCGGTTGGACGCGATGACCACGGCGCTGTCGCGGCCGATCCCGCCCATGGTGGCCACGGTCGCCCGCCCGCCCGTCGGTGCGGTACGCAGCCGTACCCCCGACGGTGGGTACCCGAAGGCGGTCGAGGCGGCGAAGGAGGCGATCCGGGCCGGCGAGTGCTTCCAGATCGTGCTCGCCCAGCGGTTCGAACGCGACACCGACGCCGACCCGCTGGACGTCTACCGGGTGCTGCGGGCCACCAACCCCAGCCCCTACATGTACCTGCTGCGCTTCGACGACGTCGACATCGTCGGTTCGTCGCCGGAGGCGCACCTGAAGGTGACCGGCGAGGTCGACGGTGAGCGGCGGGCGTTGCTGCACCCGATCGCCGGCACCCGCCCGCGCGGCGCGACACCGGAGGCCGACGCCCGGCTCGCCACCGAGCTGCTCGCCGACCCCAAGGAGCGCGCCGAGCACGTGATGCTGGTCGACCTGGGCCGCAACGACCTGGGCCGGGTCTGCCGCCCGGGCACCGTGGAGGTGCCGGAGTTCGCCACCATCGAGCGGTACAGCCACGTCATGCACATCGTCTCCACGGTGGTGGGCACGCTCCGGGCGGACCGCACGGCCTTCGACGCGCTCGCCGCGACCTTCCCGGCGGGCACCCTCTCCGGGGCGCCGAAGGTCCGCGCCATGGAGATCATCGAGGAGCTGGAGCCGGTACGCCGGGGGCTCTACGGCGGCACCGTGGGCTACTTCGGGTTCGCCGGTGACCTCGACATGGCCATCGCGATCCGGACCGCGCTGATCCGGGCCGGGCGGGCGTACGTGCAGGCCGGTGCCGGCGTGGTGGCCGACTCCGACCCGGCCGCGGAGGACCTGGAGACCCGGAACAAGGCCGCCGCGGTGCTCGCCGCGATCGCCGCCGCCGAGACGCTGCGGCCGGCCCGATGA
- a CDS encoding Trp biosynthesis-associated membrane protein has product MNDPARPESGGARPASGRRELAYAVLLCLAGAGLALWAATRPWVRDVGVLPALDEGRTGAQLLPWLPALALVGLAGGGAVLATRGRLRRVLGGLLALLGLSLAAGGGYGLVAEIGDQVSRQWPALTLAGGVLAAAGGLITGLRGTRWPVMGARYERGSRQPVETAGPIQGAGTVAAWDALDRGEDPTVR; this is encoded by the coding sequence ATGAACGACCCGGCCCGCCCCGAGTCCGGCGGTGCGCGCCCCGCGTCCGGGCGGCGCGAGCTGGCGTACGCCGTGCTGCTCTGCCTGGCCGGCGCGGGGTTGGCGCTCTGGGCGGCGACCCGGCCCTGGGTGCGGGACGTCGGTGTGCTGCCGGCCCTCGACGAGGGGCGGACCGGCGCGCAACTGCTGCCGTGGCTGCCGGCGCTCGCCCTGGTGGGGCTGGCCGGCGGCGGCGCGGTGCTGGCCACCCGTGGCCGGCTTCGCCGGGTGCTCGGCGGGCTGCTGGCGTTGCTCGGGCTGAGCCTGGCCGCCGGCGGGGGCTACGGCCTGGTGGCGGAGATCGGAGACCAGGTGAGCCGGCAGTGGCCGGCGCTCACGCTGGCCGGCGGCGTACTGGCCGCGGCCGGTGGGCTGATCACCGGGCTGCGCGGGACACGTTGGCCGGTGATGGGCGCCCGCTACGAGCGCGGGTCACGGCAGCCGGTCGAGACGGCCGGGCCGATCCAGGGGGCCGGCACGGTGGCCGCGTGGGACGCGTTGGACCGGGGCGAGGATCCGACGGTGCGCTGA
- the trpC gene encoding indole-3-glycerol phosphate synthase TrpC, whose product MLDEILAGVREDVARRQEQVPLERIRELAAAAAPPLDAYAALRRPGVAVIAEVKRSSPSKGRLAEIADPADLAGDYAAGGARAISVLTEGRWFGGSLDDLAAVRAAVNIPVLRKDFVVSSYQVHEARAHGADLVLLIVAALEQNALVGLLERIESLGMTALVEVHDEEEADRAMEAGAQVIGVNARDLRTLQVDRSVFERIAPGLPSNVVKIAESGVRGPHDLIRYASAGADAVLVGEGLVTQKSPREAVAELVNAGNHPATPRPVR is encoded by the coding sequence GTGCTCGACGAGATCCTGGCCGGCGTCCGGGAGGACGTGGCCCGGCGGCAGGAACAGGTTCCGCTGGAGCGGATCCGGGAACTGGCCGCCGCCGCCGCGCCGCCGCTGGACGCCTACGCGGCCCTGCGGCGCCCCGGTGTCGCGGTCATCGCCGAGGTGAAGCGCTCCTCGCCGTCCAAGGGCAGGCTGGCCGAGATCGCCGATCCGGCCGACCTGGCCGGCGACTACGCCGCCGGCGGTGCCCGCGCGATCAGCGTGCTCACCGAGGGGCGTTGGTTCGGGGGGTCGCTGGACGACCTCGCCGCCGTGCGGGCCGCGGTGAACATCCCGGTGCTGCGCAAGGACTTCGTGGTCTCCAGCTACCAGGTGCACGAGGCCCGCGCGCACGGCGCCGACCTGGTGCTGCTGATCGTCGCCGCGCTGGAGCAGAACGCGCTGGTCGGCCTGCTGGAGCGGATCGAGTCGCTGGGCATGACCGCGCTGGTCGAGGTGCACGACGAGGAGGAGGCCGACCGGGCCATGGAGGCCGGCGCGCAGGTGATCGGGGTCAACGCCCGCGATCTGCGTACCCTCCAGGTCGACCGCTCCGTCTTCGAGCGGATCGCGCCCGGTCTGCCGAGCAATGTCGTCAAGATCGCCGAGTCCGGCGTACGCGGCCCGCACGACCTGATCCGCTATGCCTCGGCCGGCGCCGACGCGGTGCTCGTCGGCGAGGGACTGGTCACGCAGAAGAGCCCCCGCGAGGCGGTGGCCGAACTGGTCAACGCCGGCAACCACCCCGCGACGCCCCGCCCGGTGCGCTGA
- the trpB gene encoding tryptophan synthase subunit beta — translation MSQEQFPDTAGHFGPFGGRFVPEALVAALDELGAAHRAAMADEAFRAEFAALLRDYAGTPSLLYEARRFSARAGARVLLKREDLNHTGAHKVRNVLGQALLTRRMGKQRVIAETGAGQHGVAAATAAALFDLECVVYMGQVDTERQALNVARMRMLGATVVPVTTGSRTLKDAMNEAMRDWVANVDRTHYLIGTAAGPHPFPALVRDFVRGIGDEARAQCLDLTGALPDAVTACVGGGSNALGIFHAFVDDPQVRLYGFEAGGEGVDTGRHAASITGGSTGVLHGTRTYVLQDADGQTQESHSISAGLDYPGVGPEHAWLHDTGRASYQPVTDDEAMTAFALLCRTEGIIPAIESAHAVAGTLAVAPKLAAELGREPTIVVNLSGRGDKDVHTAGEYFGILGKEAP, via the coding sequence GTGAGTCAGGAGCAGTTCCCCGACACCGCCGGTCACTTCGGCCCGTTCGGTGGCCGGTTCGTGCCGGAGGCGCTGGTCGCCGCGCTCGACGAACTGGGCGCGGCGCACCGCGCGGCCATGGCCGACGAGGCGTTCCGGGCCGAGTTCGCCGCCCTGCTGCGCGACTACGCCGGCACACCGTCACTGCTCTACGAGGCCCGCCGGTTCTCCGCGCGGGCCGGGGCCCGGGTGCTGCTCAAGCGGGAGGACCTCAACCACACCGGCGCGCACAAGGTGCGCAACGTGCTCGGTCAGGCGCTGCTGACCCGCCGGATGGGCAAGCAGCGGGTGATCGCCGAGACCGGCGCCGGTCAGCACGGCGTCGCCGCCGCCACCGCCGCCGCCCTGTTCGACCTGGAGTGCGTGGTCTACATGGGTCAGGTCGACACCGAGCGGCAGGCGCTGAACGTGGCCCGGATGCGGATGCTCGGTGCCACGGTCGTACCGGTGACGACCGGCTCGCGCACCCTCAAGGACGCGATGAACGAGGCGATGCGGGACTGGGTCGCCAACGTCGACCGGACCCACTACCTGATCGGCACCGCCGCCGGCCCGCACCCCTTCCCGGCGCTGGTCCGCGACTTCGTCCGGGGCATCGGCGACGAGGCCCGGGCGCAGTGTCTCGACCTCACCGGCGCGCTGCCGGACGCGGTGACCGCCTGCGTCGGCGGTGGCTCCAACGCGCTGGGCATCTTCCACGCCTTCGTCGACGACCCGCAGGTGCGGCTCTACGGCTTCGAGGCCGGTGGCGAGGGGGTGGACACCGGCCGGCACGCCGCCAGCATCACCGGGGGCTCCACCGGCGTGCTGCACGGCACCCGCACCTACGTGCTCCAGGACGCCGACGGTCAGACGCAGGAGTCCCACTCGATCTCCGCCGGCCTGGACTACCCGGGCGTGGGCCCGGAGCACGCCTGGCTGCACGACACCGGCCGGGCCAGCTACCAGCCGGTCACCGACGACGAGGCGATGACGGCGTTCGCGCTGCTCTGCCGCACCGAGGGGATCATCCCGGCGATCGAGAGCGCGCACGCCGTCGCCGGCACCCTGGCCGTCGCGCCGAAGCTCGCCGCCGAGTTGGGCCGGGAGCCCACCATCGTGGTCAACCTCTCCGGCCGGGGCGACAAGGACGTGCACACCGCCGGCGAGTACTTCGGCATCCTGGGCAAGGAGGCACCATGA
- the trpA gene encoding tryptophan synthase subunit alpha — protein sequence MSERTSRIGGAFDKARADGRALLVGCMPAGFPTVEGSIAAMKAMVAAGVDVIEVEIPYSDPVMDGPVIQRASDIALAGGVRVRDAVRIIEAVAATGAPVVTMTYWNPIERYGVDAFARDLAAAGGTGLITPDLIPEEAGEWLAASDAYGLDRTFLVAPSSTDQRLAMTVEHCRGFVYATAIMGVTGARAQTSQAAPALVSRVREVTDLPVGVGLGVSTGAQAATVAGYADAVIVGSALVRCLLDVPDEATGLAALSTLAAELATAAHHPTP from the coding sequence ATGAGCGAGCGGACCAGCCGGATCGGTGGGGCGTTCGACAAGGCGCGGGCGGACGGCCGGGCGCTGCTGGTCGGCTGCATGCCGGCCGGTTTCCCCACCGTCGAGGGCAGCATCGCCGCGATGAAGGCGATGGTGGCGGCCGGCGTCGACGTGATCGAGGTGGAGATCCCGTACTCCGACCCGGTGATGGACGGCCCGGTCATCCAGCGGGCCAGCGACATCGCCCTGGCCGGCGGCGTACGCGTCCGGGACGCGGTGCGCATCATCGAGGCGGTGGCGGCCACCGGCGCCCCGGTGGTGACGATGACCTACTGGAACCCGATCGAGCGCTACGGCGTCGACGCGTTCGCCCGGGACCTCGCCGCGGCCGGCGGCACCGGGCTGATCACCCCCGACCTGATCCCCGAGGAGGCCGGCGAGTGGCTGGCCGCCTCGGACGCGTACGGGCTGGACCGCACGTTCCTGGTCGCGCCGTCGTCGACCGATCAGCGGTTGGCGATGACCGTGGAGCACTGCCGTGGCTTCGTCTACGCCACCGCCATCATGGGGGTGACCGGTGCCCGTGCGCAGACGTCGCAGGCGGCGCCGGCGCTGGTGTCCCGGGTGCGGGAGGTCACCGACCTGCCCGTCGGTGTCGGGCTGGGCGTCAGCACCGGGGCGCAGGCCGCCACGGTCGCCGGGTACGCCGACGCGGTGATCGTCGGCAGCGCGCTGGTCCGCTGCCTGCTCGACGTCCCCGACGAGGCCACCGGCCTGGCCGCCCTGAGTAC